One genomic window of Oncorhynchus kisutch isolate 150728-3 linkage group LG24, Okis_V2, whole genome shotgun sequence includes the following:
- the LOC109869388 gene encoding GDP-fucose protein O-fucosyltransferase 1-like, translating to MATFYMVLAGRFGNQADYFLGSLAFAKMLSCTMAVHVPYSEFFQLEALTHYHCVVSLEDLMKQLAPTLWPKGSLLSQLSRGVQDQKSCPMKVPSVREPCPGALSWRPVLVPQLSSL from the exons ATGGCTACATTTTATATGGTCCTTGCGG GTCGATTTGGAAACCAAGCCGACTACTTTCTGGGGTCTTTGGCATTCGCAAAAATGCTGAGTTGCACAATGGCG GTACATGTCCCCTACAGTGAGTTCTTCCAGCTAGAGGCCCTGACCCACTACCACTGCGTGGTAAGCCTAGAGGACTTGATGAAGCAGCTGGCCCCAACACTCTGGCCTAAGGGCAGCCTACTTAGTCAGCTGTCCAGAGGAGTGCAAGACCAGAAGTCCTGCCCCATGAAG GTTCCCTCCGTCAGAGAGCCCTGTCCTGGTGCCCTGTCCTGGCGCCCTGTCCTGGTGCCCCAGCTCAGTTCCCTGTGA